In Cyclopterus lumpus isolate fCycLum1 chromosome 2, fCycLum1.pri, whole genome shotgun sequence, the genomic stretch GGTGTCGCTGCTCTTCTGTATGAATGAAGGAACTGTTCACTAGAACAAAAACGTACCGTGAGGATCCGAGCCGGGGTCCACCCCTCCACCTGGAttcaaaagacagaagagagtgTTAATAAGCGGTTAGCATAGCTGCTCCTTCATGAGCAGAATCTGAAACCCAGCCATGTGGCTCCAATCAGGCCGAAGAGCCCGTGGGCTTTTCTTCTCTGCTAGAAGAACAACGAATGACTTCCATGCTCTGAATCCACAAGAGACACGAGACAAAGAACGTATAAGAAGCTACAATAGTTTTATATGTCTGATTGTATTGAGCTGCTCAGTATTTATAAATGTGGCCCTTTCTGAAATAAATTGAACAGCGCGCTCACTAAACCAATAGATATAAAAGTATtcctaattataataataaatgcacatGTATCATGCCAGAACGACGCGCTTCCTCATGAAGTACTGAATGAAATCTACCAGCAggcaaagcatcatgggaactCGTGACAAAAGTAATGTCATCCTACCAAACTAGCCAGCGTTGATTAAAGTGTCTCTTCCATCGCTGTGGTTTCAAACTCAGGTGTGACCTGAACTGACTGATCAGAAGCACCCTGGGGTGCTGCACTAAACTCTGTGACAGTGAGCTGCCGGCACCACAATCGGAACGCAGCAGAGGAATTAAATGCATAATCAAAAAGGAGAAATGTTGCCGTGCTGTCTTACCCCCATGTGGGCGGCCTCCATCGGGCTTGTAGTCTCCGCCACCAACATCAAATAAGTCGGAGTCACCGAAACTGCCTCCGCCTTCAAGAAGTgaacacaatgtacaacaaaGTGAAGATTAAAATGTTCTACGAGGAAGTTACATGTAAAAGACAAGCAGAAATAACACTACGAACCACAAGGATGGACCTGCTCTCATATGTTCATTACTAAATGTTCTAGCTCTGGACTATGAAGGACATCACCAGTCTCCTCTAGCATCCATATAAATGACgactcacctcctccaccacttgGTGGCTTCACGGCAGGTTGATCCGGTTTGGGGTTGGGATCTGTGGGCACGAAGACACCATCGATCATACAGAAGGAAAGCTGATTCGTTAAAGGAAAGAATTCCCATAAATCATTGCCAATCCATACGCTGGCTCAGAGCCAAAAGATgctcctttattattattatccaggTTACACTCAACAACTTTATTCTAATCAGCACATTCAGATCCATGTGACCTCAGCTGACCCTCAGCAttagggttcagtgtcttgctctaTAGAGCATGTCGGCTGCCACACGAAGAACACTTCTGCTTTTATagacttgttgttgttggagaacaaagaaaacacagagtactaaaaacattaaaactctATACTGTGGAGACCCATTGTAATGTCCTTACCGGGACCGACAGCGTCCTCCAGATCCAGTCCAAAGCCACCTAGAATACACAAAGACAATACAATAATAGGTTATCGTCACAAACCTAAAACTAGATGTGTTAACCTAGTTTTAGGTTTACACATCTAAGAGCAGAACTATCTGCGTGGCCCAAACCACAAGAGGGAAATCGTTACGGTACCAGAATCTCCAGAACTTGGTTTCTTGGGTTTTACGGGCTCATCTGTGGAAAAACATGTGCATATTAGACAAGGACATACATATCATATCAGGATGTGTGAACACATGACCTCTCACTCTAACGTGCACGGTGTGATTTACCTGTACCAAAGGCGTCCAGAAGGTCCAGCCCacctgaggagagagggagcagaagAGCTTTACACACTTCAATCGGTCCAGAACCACCATTGCATGCAAACTGGACTTTGTTTGTTCATCAGTTTGGACTCCCACCTCTTCATAGCTGAGATGTTTCCATCAGGCTTCAGCCAATCACCAACACCACATATTTGTAATTACACCCACAGtacactatcaaacaggaagtgcttaTTTAGTGTCTGTCATGTGGTTCAGCTGTGGACTGGTTTCAAACCGGTCTGATCACATGTGTGGTTTCTCGGCTCGATTGTAAAACTCAAATCTAAAATACAACCCGGGATATTAAAAATGTCCACATGTCGTGCTTTGAATAAAAAGGAAGCGCCTGTCACGGCATTTAGcagaaacattcaaatgaatcGTGTTCCTCAGCGCCGCCACCAGGGGGACGTTTCAATGTGTGCAACACTTTATGTACAAGTACCTGCAGAACTAAAGACATTCCCATCGGCCTCAGCCGGACTTAAAGAAGCAACATTACGCGGTCATCATGAGTGTGCCACGGTTCAGatgttagcatgtagctcaaaGCTGCTAGCATGTTCAtcaaggtcaggggtcaccagaACCCCCTCCTCTGTTGAAACTCTCGGTAGCTGATCGCCTCATGAAGCAGAGGCACTCTGATACAAACCATCACTTTTGGGCTTCTCCGGGGCCTTCGGTTGGGGCTTCTCCGTCGGTGGGACTAAGGAACACAAACAATTGAGTGGCGTTACTGTCTGACAGCCGGTTAGCATTTCTACCCAGAATCCCCTCTGTCGCTCCCGACTTTACCCTGAAGTGTGCCGACCAAGAACATTTACTAAAGGTCTTCCTCAGCTTGTTTCATACTTAGGTCGCATCACCCATCCCCCGAAGAAGACCACGACACGTGAATGAAAGCTCTGGTACAAAGTGGACTCTAAAGGCTTTGTCTATTTCTTCATGTTAGCATACAGTAATACCCTAATACCCTACCCGGTCTGACCCAGGTCCGGGGTCAGGTTACTAACCATGTGGACCAGGGAAGACTACATTCACATGGGGACATTGTACAGTAtatagggtgtgtgtgtggttgtttatgTGTACGCTATATTAATAAAGTTGTCACTGCTTCATCCGGCCATCCGACAGCCCTCTGTGACGGGAACTGAGCCGCCAACAGAACCACAATGAAGAGCATGTGGTCACTCACCTGGATCGTCCAGCGCCACGGACAGGTCGAACCCTGAGAGAGGACGACATGAGCAACGTTATTACATAGGAGCTCTGGACCGAGCCACGCCGCTCGGGGGTTTCCCTGCATGGTGGCTGCACATGTGTTCTGTGCTGCAGGGAGTCCTGCACTGTGTTGGTTGGTTCCTATGGCAACGCTGACTGACTCAGGCGcatgagtcagtgagtgaggcGTTTCCCTCGCATGGCGACGCTGAAGCAGGAGGTGAAGCTGCTGAAGTTGTGAGATACGCACCCATAAAAGTCTTCAAAGGGCTTTATCTTACTACACATACATACCATAATGGATCATATGGGGCCATAACCAGACTGCTGATACCAGCTCCACACTGCTGCAGTGACATGAGCTTAAGGCTGGAATACACAATCGTAGGACACGTGGGCAGGGACGCCATCATGGACCGACATCGTATTTGAACATATATATGCCGGTgggctctcacacacacacacacacacacacacacacacacacacacacgtctttgtTTACATGAGCATGTCACCTCATGACATGAAGCCAGAGTAAACAGCACCTTTCTGTTAACAGCCAGAGAGTCAATGCTCTTCAGAATTAAAAGTCCATGGCTTCTTTCATCATTAAATCAGCGGCATAACATGGTCCTAAAATGACaatatcttttatatatttgtatttatttctggtTCAATATCTCATCAAAGAAGAGTAACTtgggtaaacaacaacaactcggGGGGATTCAGAGTCAGCTGCTGAGTCCAGAGGCTTCAGCAAAGCTTCAGCTTCTTCACTGGAATCAGACACCTGGACTCTGCACCTTCACCTGGCCGGTTGCGTCCGACCAGGTGAAGGAATGTGGAGTCTGGAGGTCAGATGTTAACCATTGAATATTTAGCTTGGAGCAACTGTTGTGATTTGGAAGAACCTGAACTCATCATTTGGCTATTAAATATCAGATTTTTGGACTGGATTGAGGTGAATGAGGTGAAAACAATGAGCTCATTCGTCTTCAAGCTTTGGttagactaacacacacacacacacacacacacacacacactctgctcctTCTCCGAGTGAAACCTGACTCAACACGTCTTTGTTGTGGGTTTCACCGTCATGCTCGTCATGTTCCAGACGCCATCCCAGAATGAACAGAATTAAGAGATCTCTGCAACACCCTGTTCTACATGCACTGTTACGTCAGCGCACACTGATGAACACAGACTGTGTATAAGACGTGGACATAGTTACAGAAACATCGCCTTTTGGTTTTGATTTATGGtggtcgccatcttgtttttatgaGTACATCAATGCAttatgttacaattaacttgcATGAGGTGAAATTACacagtgaaagggttaaagttgtcaCACGAAAACACGGACGACACCCAGACCAGACGAAGCGGTGtgagcaacctgtcaatcacagtaagccccgcccgaAAGcctaccctgctttatggtctgtctgactctaaattacattaatttactaaatgaacatcattctgcattgaagaagacttgaaactagagattgagaccaaaaactaatgtttacaatgtttactgagggaataaatcaagagaagtagagtcatttatatagacttctatacaaccagaggagtcgccccctggtggtcaggagagagaatgcagctttaacacatgaagcatagacttctatacaaccagaggagtcaccccctggtggtcaggagagagaatgcagctttaacacatgaagcatagacttctatacaaccagaggagtcgccccctggtggtcaggagagagaatgcagctttaacacatgaagcatagacttctatacaaccagaggagtcgccccctggtggtcaggagagagaatgcagctttaacacatgaagcatagacttctatacaaccagaggagtcgccccctggtggtcaggagagagaatgcagctttaacacatgaagcatagacttctatacaaccagaggagtcgccccctggtggtcaggagagagaatgcagctttaacacatgaagcatagacttctatacaaccagaggagtcgccccctggtggtcagcagagagaatgcagctttaacacatgaagcatagacttctatacaaccagaggagtcaccccctggtggtcagcagaaagaatgcagctttaacacatgaagcatagacttctatacaaccagaggagtcgccccctggtggtcaggagagagaatgcagctttaacacatgaagcatagacccTTCGCCCATGGTGCCCGgcctttttggaaaaaaggacCCACACAGCTGTGACGATTTCACAAGCAAGTGGATCTTGAATTATCTGcggtcacaaacacattttttgtcagTAAGTTTCTTCAGCCCgccaatgcatcaatatcatgatatgaAGGTTGTGAGTTTGACTCCACATAGGGAAAGTGAGTAGACTGATTATGAAAAAGGCCAATCGGTACATTttgtctcctcctatgaatcgccaccttaacgtggtggaggagtttgagtggctcactgatcctgggagctatgttgtccggggcatcagcccctggtagtctctcccaaggcaaacaggtctcgggggagagcccagactaagagcggttcaataaaccctgatgataagcagcccacggactgaagctaccttgcccggacaagggaaaccggggcaccctcccggagccagacccaggaggggagctcgtcggcgagcgtctggtggccgggctttctcccatggggcccggtcgggcttagcccgaaaaaacatcatggagcagcagtcaccctgtggacccaccacccgcagggagaattatcggggtcgggtgctatgtagaccgggcggcgggccaggcgggagacctgggcgggccgatcgccggtggcacagactagctctagggacgtggaacgtcacctcactagcggagaaagagccggagctggtgcaggaggcggagcggtacgagctagatatagttgggctcacctccacgcacagcatgggctctggaaccaagctcctggagaagggttggactttgtccttttctggagttgcccagggtgagaggcgccgggcgggagtggggatactcacgagcccccggctgagcgccgctgtgttggagttttccccggggaacaagagggtcgcctccctgcgcctacgagttgcggggagtaaggctctgactgttgtttgtgcttatgcacccaacagcatttcggagtatccggccttcttggagtcggtgggaggggtagATCTTCTAGGAGGGATTTGTAGCCTATGATGTAGAAATCCGAAGGGGGGTGATTAGGAGCAGCGGCCTGACTAATCTGATCCTAATTGGTGCTTTTTTGTTGGACTTATGTGCTCGTCACTGGTCATAACAAACGCCATGTTCAAGTACAGGGCTATTTATAAGTGTACATGGTACCAGAATAACCAAGGCCAAAGATCGATGATCAACTTTGTGGTCGGATCATCAGAACTTTGGTCGAATGTCTTGGACGCCCCGGGGAAGAGAATAGCAGAGCTGTCTACTGATAGTCACTACCTGGTATGGAGTTGAATGTGACAGCTGGGGAGGCTGCTGGAACAACCTGGTAAACCCAATTGTGTactgagggtgaactgggaacgtctagCTGAGGCCCCTGTCCGTGATATCTTAAACTCCCTCCTCCGTA encodes the following:
- the LOC117740521 gene encoding CD99 antigen-like — translated: MASLPTCPTIVYSSLKLMSLQQCGAGISSLVMAPYDPLCCSCRPLSGFDLSVALDDPVPPTEKPQPKAPEKPKSDGGLDLLDAFGTDEPVKPKKPSSGDSGGFGLDLEDAVGPDPNPKPDQPAVKPPSGGGGGGSFGDSDLFDVGGGDYKPDGGRPHGGGGVDPGSDPHGGADQPQEAGSGQIAGIASAIGVALLGAATSYFAYQKKKLCFKIQGGADPEKGHQGAQSDPQVFSNLLRTS